One stretch of Prunus persica cultivar Lovell chromosome G1, Prunus_persica_NCBIv2, whole genome shotgun sequence DNA includes these proteins:
- the LOC18792812 gene encoding MADS-box protein JOINTLESS isoform X1, whose protein sequence is MKMMREKIKIKKIDNLPARQVTFSKRRRGILKKAAELSVLCESEVAVVIFSATGKLFDYSSSSMKDVIERYQAHINGAEKFDEPSIELQPEKENHIRLSKELEEKSRQLRQMKGEDLEELNFDELQKLEQLVDASLGRVIETKDELIMSEIMALKRKRAELVEANKQLRQRASNYHNHMLSRGNIGPALMEPERLNNNIGGGGEEEGMSSESATSTTCNSAPSLSLEDDSDDVTLSLKLGPECGEKDNSLTTKKK, encoded by the exons ATGAAAATGATGAGGGAGAAGATCAAGATCAAGAAGATTGACAACTTGCCTGCAAGGCAAGTGACCTTCTCAAAGAGGAGGAGAGGGATCTTAAAGAAAGCTGCAGAGTTATCTGTTCTGTGTGAATCGGAGGTGGCAGTTGTCATCTTTTCTGCTACTGGCAAGCTTTTTGATTATTCAAGCTCAAG TATGAAGGATGTTATTGAAAGATACCAAGCGCACATAAATGGTGCTGAAAAATTTGACGAACCGTCTATTGAGTTGCAG ccagagaaagaaaaccacATCAGATTGAGCAAGGAACTTGAGGAGAAGAGCCGCCAGCTGAG GCAGATGAAAGGAGAGGATCTTGAAGAGCTGAATTTTGATGAGTTGCAGAAGTTAGAACAACTGGTGGATGCAAGCCTTGGCCGGGTGATTGAAACTAAG GACGAACTGATTATGAGTGAGATTATGGCACTTAAAAGAAAG AGAGCTGAGCTTGTAGAAGCCAACAAACAGCTAAGGCAGAGGGCAAGCAACTACCACAATCAT ATGCTATCCAGAGGAAATATTGGACCTGCGCTTATGGAGCCGGAGAGgttgaataataatattggtggtggaggagaagaagaaggcatGTCATCTGAATCTGCTACCTCCACCACCTGCAACAGTGCTCCCAGTCTCTCTCTTGAAGATGACTCCGACGACGTCACTTTATCTCTCAAACTGGG cCCAGAATGTGGGGAAAAAGACAACTCATTgactacaaaaaagaaatga
- the LOC18792812 gene encoding MADS-box protein JOINTLESS isoform X2 has translation MKMMREKIKIKKIDNLPARQVTFSKRRRGILKKAAELSVLCESEVAVVIFSATGKLFDYSSSSMKDVIERYQAHINGAEKFDEPSIELQPEKENHIRLSKELEEKSRQLRQMKGEDLEELNFDELQKLEQLVDASLGRVIETKDELIMSEIMALKRKRAELVEANKQLRQRASNYHNHMLSRGNIGPALMEPERLNNNIGGGGEEEGMSSESATSTTCNSAPSLSLEDDSDDVTLSLKLGLP, from the exons ATGAAAATGATGAGGGAGAAGATCAAGATCAAGAAGATTGACAACTTGCCTGCAAGGCAAGTGACCTTCTCAAAGAGGAGGAGAGGGATCTTAAAGAAAGCTGCAGAGTTATCTGTTCTGTGTGAATCGGAGGTGGCAGTTGTCATCTTTTCTGCTACTGGCAAGCTTTTTGATTATTCAAGCTCAAG TATGAAGGATGTTATTGAAAGATACCAAGCGCACATAAATGGTGCTGAAAAATTTGACGAACCGTCTATTGAGTTGCAG ccagagaaagaaaaccacATCAGATTGAGCAAGGAACTTGAGGAGAAGAGCCGCCAGCTGAG GCAGATGAAAGGAGAGGATCTTGAAGAGCTGAATTTTGATGAGTTGCAGAAGTTAGAACAACTGGTGGATGCAAGCCTTGGCCGGGTGATTGAAACTAAG GACGAACTGATTATGAGTGAGATTATGGCACTTAAAAGAAAG AGAGCTGAGCTTGTAGAAGCCAACAAACAGCTAAGGCAGAGGGCAAGCAACTACCACAATCAT ATGCTATCCAGAGGAAATATTGGACCTGCGCTTATGGAGCCGGAGAGgttgaataataatattggtggtggaggagaagaagaaggcatGTCATCTGAATCTGCTACCTCCACCACCTGCAACAGTGCTCCCAGTCTCTCTCTTGAAGATGACTCCGACGACGTCACTTTATCTCTCAAACTGGG GCTTCCATAA